The following proteins are encoded in a genomic region of Coffea eugenioides isolate CCC68of chromosome 6, Ceug_1.0, whole genome shotgun sequence:
- the LOC113775328 gene encoding MDIS1-interacting receptor like kinase 2-like, with protein sequence MEVACSIVVLLLISATAQAAGAARKPALGYTEYSVIGLSIFFVVYSLIGGLLCLILCKTKVKKVESEPIDNKHGDVFRMLNYDGHMAYEDIIKATRGFDVSYCIGRGNYGSVYKVQLPSGKVVAVKKLHHLEGKNPNYDKSFRNEARMLSRIRHRNIVKLFGFCLHQRSMFLIYEYMDKGSLFCILRDEIQAVELLFCQSRKL encoded by the coding sequence ATGGAGGTTGCATGCAGCATAGTTGTTCTTCTCCTGATATCGGCTACTGCACAAGCAGCAGGAGCAGCAAGAAAGCCTGCTCTTGGTTACACCGAATACAGCGTAATAGGTCTTAGCATATTTTTTGTGGTTTACTCACTGATCGGTGGATTACTATGTTTAATCCTCTGCAAAACTAAGGTCAAGAAAGTGGAATCTGAGCCCATAGACAACAAACATGGAGACGTTTTCAGAATGTTGAACTATGATGGACATATGGCTTATGAAGACATAATAAAAGCAACAAGAGGTTTTGATGTCAGTTATTGCATTGGGAGAGGGAATTATGGCAGTGTGTACAAAGTGCAATTGCCAAGTGGGAAAGTAGTGGCTGTGAAAAAGCTTCACCATTTGGAAGGCAAGAATCCAAATTATGATAAGAGCTTTAGGAATGAAGCCCGCATGCTATCCAGAATCCGGCATCGAAACATTGTAAAGCTCTTTGGATTCTGCCTGCACCAGAGATCCATGTTTTTGATTTATGAGTATATGGACAAAGGAAGCTTGTTTTGTATCTTGAGAGATGAAATTCAAGCTGTGGAGCTGTTGTTTTGTCAGAGCCGCAAGCTTTGA